From Spirosoma aerolatum, one genomic window encodes:
- a CDS encoding thiamine pyrophosphate-dependent enzyme — MAKTGGDLLIERLIDWGVDTVFSLPGDGINGIYEALRTHQDKIRLIQVRHEEAAAFMAGGYAKFTGKLGVCIATSGCGGIHMLNGLYDAKYDGQPVLAITGHTFHDLSGSYYQQDANLTKVYTDVAAYNELIMGPDHVINAVDQAIRTAYGLRTVAHISFPKDFQEWTVQDDKRSMANAPKHTSELRVTMALAPALETLQRAAEVINTGEKVAILVGRGALNARAEIEQLAQIVGGPVVKALLGKAVLPDDSPYTTGGIGLLGTAPSQDVMEECDTLVMIGTYFPYLEFYPKPGQARTVQIDLDATRIGLRTPVEVGLVGDSKTTLQALLPLLKPKSDSRFLQKAQERMEHWRELMTERGTQTDIPMKPQVIPHLVSPLLNDDAIITCDCGNNTTWAARHIQMRGSMQFSTSGLMATMGSGLPYAIAASVAYPGRQVVALVGDGGFTMLMGEMATAVKYKLPIKVFIFHNNSYGQIKWEQIVLEGNPEFGVELQSIDFAAYARACGATGFTIEDPNDAPAIVQQALAHDGPVLIDCIVDQNEPPMPGKITTEQAIEFVKSMTRGERDRSEIIKTVVKNQVREAIETKGRSLLNVIPGL, encoded by the coding sequence ATGGCTAAAACAGGAGGAGATTTATTAATTGAGCGCTTAATCGACTGGGGAGTCGATACAGTCTTTAGCTTGCCCGGCGATGGCATCAACGGAATCTATGAGGCACTACGGACCCATCAGGACAAGATTCGACTGATTCAGGTACGGCACGAAGAAGCTGCAGCTTTTATGGCCGGTGGTTACGCTAAATTTACGGGTAAACTAGGTGTCTGTATAGCTACGTCGGGTTGTGGAGGTATCCATATGCTCAATGGCCTGTATGATGCCAAGTATGATGGTCAGCCCGTGTTGGCTATTACGGGCCATACCTTCCATGACCTCAGTGGCTCGTATTACCAGCAGGACGCCAATCTGACGAAGGTATACACCGATGTAGCTGCTTATAATGAGCTGATTATGGGGCCCGATCACGTCATCAATGCCGTCGATCAGGCCATCCGAACGGCTTATGGACTTCGAACGGTAGCGCATATATCCTTCCCCAAAGATTTTCAGGAATGGACAGTCCAGGATGATAAACGCTCCATGGCAAACGCGCCGAAGCATACTAGTGAACTACGCGTAACAATGGCGCTTGCTCCAGCTTTGGAAACGCTGCAACGAGCTGCTGAGGTAATCAACACAGGCGAAAAAGTGGCCATTCTGGTTGGTCGTGGCGCCTTGAACGCCCGCGCAGAGATAGAGCAATTAGCCCAAATAGTTGGCGGCCCCGTCGTCAAGGCTCTCCTGGGAAAAGCTGTCCTCCCCGACGATAGCCCCTATACTACCGGGGGCATCGGTCTGTTGGGTACGGCTCCCTCACAAGATGTAATGGAAGAGTGCGATACGCTGGTCATGATTGGCACCTACTTTCCTTATCTGGAGTTTTACCCCAAACCCGGTCAGGCCCGAACGGTACAGATCGATCTGGATGCTACCCGCATAGGCCTTCGAACACCCGTTGAAGTGGGCCTTGTGGGCGACAGTAAAACCACGCTCCAGGCTCTCCTACCGTTACTAAAACCCAAGTCGGATAGCCGTTTCTTACAGAAAGCGCAGGAACGGATGGAACATTGGCGGGAACTGATGACCGAACGCGGCACGCAGACCGATATCCCGATGAAGCCGCAGGTGATCCCACACCTGGTCAGCCCGCTACTCAATGACGATGCCATTATTACCTGCGACTGTGGCAATAACACAACCTGGGCGGCCCGTCATATCCAGATGCGGGGTTCCATGCAGTTCTCTACCTCGGGGCTAATGGCTACGATGGGATCGGGTTTACCGTATGCGATTGCGGCCTCGGTCGCGTATCCGGGTCGGCAGGTTGTGGCGCTGGTAGGCGATGGCGGCTTTACCATGCTCATGGGCGAAATGGCAACAGCCGTCAAGTATAAGTTGCCCATCAAAGTATTCATTTTCCACAACAACTCGTACGGGCAGATTAAATGGGAACAGATCGTACTGGAAGGCAACCCTGAATTTGGCGTTGAATTACAGTCAATCGATTTTGCGGCTTATGCCCGTGCCTGCGGAGCTACTGGCTTTACCATTGAAGACCCGAACGATGCACCCGCTATTGTTCAACAAGCCCTTGCCCACGATGGCCCGGTTTTAATCGATTGTATTGTCGATCAGAACGAGCCTCCCATGCCCGGTAAGATAACGACTGAGCAGGCCATTGAATTTGTCAAATCGATGACCCGTGGTGAACGTGACCGCAGCGAAATCATCAAAACCGTCGTTAAAAATCAGGTCCGCGAAGCCATCGAAACCAAAGGTCGAAGCCTACTCAATGTGATCCCGGGTTTATGA
- a CDS encoding DsrE family protein, which yields MKKHIYLLLVAFLGMVVSVRAQSSETGTFHGAQPTKSRYKAIYQLNTADTATIRHALANIQNALNDPRLKGKLDVELVVYGGANIVYRKDKPYFQSDIENLHKQGVIMAMCENTMRMRKISKDELFPIVSYVPSANGELIIREQEGWTIIRP from the coding sequence ATGAAAAAACATATCTACTTACTGCTGGTAGCCTTTCTGGGAATGGTTGTATCGGTAAGGGCACAGTCGAGCGAGACAGGTACATTCCACGGAGCCCAGCCTACCAAGTCCCGCTACAAGGCCATTTATCAGCTCAATACGGCCGATACGGCCACCATCCGGCACGCCCTGGCCAACATCCAGAATGCGCTGAACGATCCCCGACTGAAAGGCAAACTGGACGTTGAACTGGTTGTATATGGTGGGGCTAACATTGTGTACCGGAAAGACAAGCCTTATTTTCAGAGCGATATTGAAAACCTGCACAAGCAGGGTGTGATTATGGCCATGTGCGAAAACACCATGCGGATGCGAAAAATCAGTAAGGATGAGCTGTTCCCGATTGTGAGTTATGTACCCAGCGCCAACGGTGAACTCATCATCCGCGAACAGGAAGGCTGGACCATCATTCGACCTTGA
- a CDS encoding AAA family ATPase, whose protein sequence is MLNSLEIRNYRNLRHLTIEKLGRVNLLVGKNNTGKTSVLEAISLLACKANLQWISKIFEERGEDASSTSLMETEQRIEYNLELLSGLFYGREYSTDKQASILISSEDGFLTLRFVYYIKEEIQDEEGTYSRIVTVNSPNNSEGLGLEITVDNTFQVVTLNRNLNRPTRFRSIPENIQFVRSSGINRETNGRLWDKITSSEKNIYVEDALRLIEPNIESLRFVLPNIESYGTKRKDERIGRVQLKGLSKPIYLRSMGDGINRILTIILAMVNCENGYLFIDEFENGLHYSVQEKLWEIIFFLSERLNIQVFATTHSNDAVKWFTYILAKQEKPDEAGKAIRLQLHNGDVRAIDYSPEELETAVEYNIEVR, encoded by the coding sequence ATGTTAAACTCGCTCGAAATCCGCAATTACCGCAACCTCCGCCACCTGACGATTGAAAAGTTAGGCCGAGTGAACTTGTTGGTCGGGAAAAATAATACCGGAAAAACGTCGGTGTTAGAAGCGATTAGTCTTCTAGCATGTAAAGCTAATCTTCAATGGATTAGTAAGATTTTTGAAGAAAGAGGAGAAGATGCTTCTAGTACTTCCTTGATGGAAACCGAGCAGCGGATCGAATACAACTTAGAATTGCTATCAGGCTTGTTTTATGGTAGAGAATACAGTACAGATAAACAAGCATCTATTTTAATATCTTCCGAAGATGGCTTTTTAACCCTTAGGTTTGTTTACTATATAAAAGAAGAGATTCAAGATGAAGAGGGGACTTATTCAAGAATCGTCACAGTTAATTCGCCAAATAATTCCGAAGGTTTAGGTTTAGAGATAACAGTTGATAACACATTTCAAGTTGTTACTCTTAATAGAAATTTAAATCGGCCTACACGTTTTAGGAGTATACCAGAAAATATACAATTTGTTAGGTCAAGCGGAATAAATCGTGAGACAAATGGTCGTTTATGGGATAAAATAACTTCATCAGAAAAAAATATATATGTTGAAGATGCTTTAAGACTTATTGAGCCTAATATAGAGAGTTTACGTTTTGTGCTTCCCAATATAGAGTCTTATGGAACAAAAAGGAAAGATGAAAGAATAGGAAGGGTACAACTAAAAGGGTTAAGTAAACCTATCTATTTACGCTCAATGGGTGATGGAATTAATCGTATTCTCACGATAATTTTAGCAATGGTAAATTGTGAAAATGGCTACCTATTCATTGATGAATTTGAAAATGGCTTACATTATTCCGTTCAGGAAAAATTATGGGAAATTATCTTTTTTCTCTCGGAACGATTAAATATTCAGGTATTTGCAACGACGCATAGTAATGATGCCGTTAAGTGGTTTACCTATATATTGGCTAAGCAGGAAAAGCCTGATGAAGCGGGCAAAGCCATTCGTTTACAACTTCACAACGGTGATGTTCGAGCTATAGATTACTCACCAGAGGAATTGGAAACAGCCGTAGAATATAACATCGAAGTGCGTTGA
- a CDS encoding FecR family protein, whose product MKNYQDYQIEDLLLDESFNRWATNQSSPDEQLFWQQWLDQYPEKRDIAEQAKVIIGGLTVKPYRDISESDVQHQLQQIQFRTHKHPSVWVVANRSLGWWARAAAVLLLVLGIGWTAWLVRQSAGPATYAELVNASSTKLIEKVNTTNTPLVVGLPDGSRVTLQPASRISFSNQFQGTKREVYLTGEAFFDVHKNPAKPFYVYANELVTKVLGTSFTVRSFESQANAQVVVRTGRVSVFARKDWQRAEKEANSDIPGVVLTPNQQVVFSRQEGHFRRTIIPNPAIIDSRFTRNVFVYDDTPVAQAFTQLEEAYGVDIVFDEQLLKQCTLTAKFQDEPLLEKLNLICQTIKASYQIVDAQIVISAQGCY is encoded by the coding sequence ATGAAAAATTACCAGGATTACCAGATCGAGGATTTGCTGCTGGATGAATCGTTCAACCGATGGGCCACTAACCAAAGTTCGCCCGACGAACAGCTATTCTGGCAACAATGGCTGGATCAGTACCCTGAAAAACGCGATATAGCCGAGCAGGCCAAAGTAATTATTGGTGGCCTGACTGTTAAGCCGTATCGGGATATTTCGGAGTCGGACGTACAGCATCAACTTCAACAGATACAGTTCCGAACGCATAAACACCCTTCCGTATGGGTAGTGGCGAACCGCTCACTGGGCTGGTGGGCCAGGGCTGCCGCTGTATTGCTACTGGTACTCGGTATCGGCTGGACTGCCTGGTTGGTTCGACAGTCGGCCGGGCCAGCTACCTACGCAGAATTAGTCAATGCGTCGTCGACAAAACTGATTGAGAAAGTCAATACAACGAATACACCTTTGGTGGTTGGGCTACCCGATGGGAGCCGGGTTACCCTGCAACCCGCCAGCCGGATCAGTTTCAGCAATCAATTTCAGGGAACGAAACGCGAAGTTTACCTAACCGGCGAGGCCTTTTTCGACGTTCACAAAAATCCGGCAAAACCTTTTTATGTGTATGCGAATGAGTTGGTAACCAAAGTGCTGGGTACCAGCTTTACCGTCAGGTCCTTTGAAAGTCAGGCGAATGCGCAGGTAGTGGTACGCACTGGGCGCGTATCGGTTTTTGCCCGGAAAGACTGGCAACGCGCGGAGAAAGAAGCCAACAGCGATATTCCCGGCGTAGTGCTCACACCCAATCAGCAAGTGGTTTTCAGCCGGCAGGAAGGGCATTTCCGACGGACCATTATTCCCAATCCTGCCATTATTGATTCCCGTTTTACTCGTAATGTCTTTGTGTACGACGATACGCCGGTTGCGCAGGCTTTTACCCAACTTGAGGAAGCCTACGGGGTCGATATTGTCTTCGATGAGCAACTACTAAAACAGTGTACACTGACTGCCAAATTTCAGGATGAACCGCTGTTGGAAAAACTGAATTTAATCTGTCAAACCATAAAAGCTTCTTACCAAATCGTTGATGCCCAAATCGTCATTAGCGCTCAGGGCTGCTATTGA
- a CDS encoding RagB/SusD family nutrient uptake outer membrane protein: MKVSKIYISLLFSLTLSSCSKEFLDLKPISSATSDNFYKTADDFKNAINGAYASLQSGGIFGNSYVFGDVASDNTVPPASGSVTDQDEFDRFYIKTTNPFISGRWNDSYTAIARYNTILEKIGGVSMDENLKNRYIAETKFLRALVYFNLVRTFGDVPLVLKAISNPDEGYEYGRSPKADVYAQIEKDLTDAEGVLPVSYATAEVGRATKGAAKALLGKVYLTEKKYAQAVAKLKEVIDLGVYDILPNYADVFKVSNKNNKESVFDVQYKSGGAGEGNSWPNSFAPENSGNAVIAFGGGGNNQPTADLINAYEPGDKRKDVSLATSYVNASGQTIPYNFVKKYYDTPATNGDNGNNIPVIRYADVLLMYAESLNEVGYQPNGDAFTYLNKIRNRAGLASKTATDIPNQQAFRLAMEQERRVEFAFEGQRWYDLVRTDRAIPVLNSKKDQIRLVNVLTENNLVDPIPQSQIDINRSKIQQNPGY; this comes from the coding sequence ATGAAAGTATCTAAGATTTATATATCGCTGCTGTTCAGCCTGACGCTCAGCTCATGCAGCAAAGAGTTTCTGGATTTAAAACCCATCTCATCGGCTACATCAGATAACTTTTACAAGACAGCTGATGATTTCAAGAATGCCATTAATGGGGCATATGCCTCTTTACAATCGGGTGGTATTTTCGGGAATAGCTACGTTTTTGGCGATGTGGCCTCGGATAATACAGTACCTCCGGCTTCCGGTTCGGTAACGGATCAGGATGAATTTGATCGGTTTTACATCAAAACCACTAACCCGTTTATCTCCGGTCGGTGGAACGATAGTTATACCGCCATTGCCCGCTACAATACCATCCTGGAAAAAATTGGCGGAGTGTCGATGGATGAAAACCTGAAGAATCGGTATATCGCCGAAACCAAATTCCTGCGGGCGTTGGTCTATTTCAATCTGGTACGCACGTTTGGCGATGTGCCTCTGGTGCTGAAGGCCATCTCCAATCCCGACGAAGGGTATGAGTACGGTCGTTCGCCCAAAGCGGATGTGTATGCTCAGATTGAGAAAGATCTGACCGATGCCGAAGGGGTGTTGCCGGTTTCGTATGCCACTGCCGAAGTCGGACGGGCCACGAAAGGAGCAGCAAAAGCGTTACTGGGCAAAGTGTACCTAACCGAAAAGAAATACGCTCAGGCAGTTGCCAAGCTTAAAGAAGTGATCGATCTGGGGGTGTATGATATTCTGCCGAACTATGCCGATGTTTTCAAAGTGAGCAATAAGAACAACAAAGAATCGGTGTTCGATGTGCAGTACAAATCGGGCGGTGCTGGCGAAGGAAATTCCTGGCCAAATTCGTTCGCACCCGAAAATTCAGGCAATGCCGTGATCGCATTTGGGGGTGGCGGCAACAACCAGCCCACTGCCGATCTAATCAATGCCTATGAGCCGGGAGATAAACGGAAAGACGTTTCGCTGGCGACATCCTATGTAAATGCCAGCGGGCAAACCATTCCCTACAATTTTGTGAAGAAGTACTATGACACGCCAGCCACTAATGGCGATAACGGTAACAACATCCCCGTTATCCGCTATGCCGATGTGTTGCTGATGTATGCAGAAAGCTTGAATGAAGTGGGCTATCAGCCCAATGGCGACGCATTTACGTACCTAAACAAAATTCGTAACCGGGCAGGATTGGCCAGCAAAACGGCTACCGATATTCCAAATCAGCAGGCATTCCGGCTGGCAATGGAACAGGAGCGTCGGGTCGAATTTGCTTTTGAAGGGCAGCGCTGGTATGATCTTGTCCGTACTGACCGGGCCATTCCAGTTCTGAACAGCAAAAAAGACCAGATTCGACTCGTGAATGTGTTAACCGAAAACAATCTGGTCGATCCGATCCCCCAAAGCCAGATTGATATTAACCGATCAAAAATTCAGCAGAATCCGGGGTATTAG
- a CDS encoding RNA polymerase sigma factor: MKAEQIDDALLWQRFRSGDSVAFDQLVQAYYPILFRYGIRFDPNEEYIKDCIQDVFVELWQRRQTVRETEFVKFYLLKSLRRRIFRGKAKWGTNWESIQENYLFEVEFSIENQLITQEIAHDHARQLEALLNQLSKRQKEVIFLKFYQGLTHEQIAEVMVLNRQSVYNILHEALQKLRNAWQGDMAFSMALLSLLVR; this comes from the coding sequence ATGAAGGCTGAACAAATCGATGATGCACTCCTGTGGCAACGCTTCCGATCAGGCGATTCGGTGGCGTTCGATCAGCTTGTTCAGGCGTATTATCCGATTTTGTTTCGGTATGGAATCCGTTTCGACCCCAACGAGGAGTACATAAAAGATTGTATTCAGGATGTTTTCGTAGAGCTATGGCAGCGTCGGCAAACAGTCCGCGAAACGGAGTTCGTTAAGTTTTACCTGCTGAAATCGTTACGACGACGCATTTTTCGGGGAAAAGCGAAGTGGGGTACTAATTGGGAGTCGATTCAGGAGAATTATCTGTTCGAGGTTGAATTTTCTATCGAGAATCAGCTCATTACGCAGGAGATTGCCCATGATCACGCCCGGCAGTTGGAAGCGTTACTCAATCAGCTCTCCAAACGGCAGAAAGAAGTTATCTTCCTTAAATTTTATCAGGGCCTTACGCATGAACAAATAGCCGAAGTGATGGTCCTGAATCGGCAGTCGGTCTACAATATTCTTCACGAAGCGCTTCAGAAACTGCGTAATGCCTGGCAGGGCGATATGGCTTTTTCAATGGCTTTATTGTCGCTTCTGGTTCGGTAA
- a CDS encoding TonB-dependent receptor codes for MKTSLVQGCLLILFAGMTYATTVDAQSPLDRQISLQLTDVTVKNLLKTIEREADVEFMYSDRIIQSRRKVSLNVTNERLATVLDKLLRPLQISYQLAGKRILLNASAPEMLLPVRMIQTPVNVAADRTVTGSVTDETGAGIPGVSVIVKGTQRGTTTDVQGAYRLNVPDGGSPILVFSFVGYQTKEVPLGNNSQLSVQLQTDDKTLSEVVVVGYGTQKREAVTAAIASVPMSEVKDMPVSNAATALQGKIAGVIVQQNNGTPGSTPAIKVRGFGSISAGNSPLIVVDGNIVDASIFGLLNTNDIESIDVLKDASSAAIYGSKGSNGVILVTTKRGKSGKTNVNLDVYTGFQQITKKIDLLNSQQFAEFGKEASNTAYLDNVPGANINDPNSVRPSSYLRYRYPRGELYDWFNFDDPAKVANLPYHDYQDMIFRKAAISNYQLSVSGGTDKARYLVSGGYLKQDGIIKGSSLDRYTVRANVDVNITPQLRVGLNLNPSFKNQQEVLSDGHWANNGIINAALSAMPMAPIYAADGVTYSSQTELAAPYNYPGITNPIANITEYHSNYQQINLLGNSYLEYNFLKAFKYRATGNLNFTGYRRNAYQTSRLPLNQLLPPNAAKGTATSEQGLSWLFNQTLTYTKTLNEVHNLDVLVGMEATRFQYQYSSGTGSSYANDVVETLNASANGTTSTITSNRRENASTSYFARINYNYKSKYLLNVSVRRDGSSIFGPENRWGTFPAASLGWRFSEENFMKGIPSLSEAKLRVSYGLSGNNAFLSGGNPEYYPYAATLRSDNYSFNNNLANGLAPGTLGNANLGWEKNQQFDAGIDLGLFNNRIYLIVDYYNRITKDLLLSVNVPSLTGFTSAVKNIGKMENKGWEFSINTRNITGAFVWNTSANLSLNRNKVLALGPTGDPIRSNSGVDQTNITQIGSPIGSFYGYKQIGIFKNQADLDSYPHDATARPGDVKYEDVNGDGKITADDRTIIGNNQPKFIYGMTNSFSYKGFDLSIAIQGTQGGQILNLSRRFFENLEGNANQITTVLTRWRSESNPGDGVTPRANARTTGNNNAVSSRWVEDGSYLRIQNLSLGYQLPKTLLNKAKIQQARIYLSAQNLHTWTKYLNYNPEVSNYEGPLTGGVDYGYYPLAKTFTVGLNLGF; via the coding sequence ATGAAAACTTCGCTCGTGCAAGGCTGTTTACTCATACTGTTTGCTGGTATGACGTATGCTACAACCGTCGATGCACAGTCACCACTAGATCGTCAGATTAGCCTGCAACTGACGGATGTGACCGTAAAAAACCTCCTCAAAACGATTGAGCGCGAAGCCGATGTCGAGTTTATGTACAGCGACCGGATTATTCAATCGCGCCGTAAAGTGTCGCTCAATGTGACCAATGAACGGCTGGCTACCGTGCTCGATAAACTGTTGCGTCCGCTGCAAATCAGTTATCAGTTGGCCGGAAAACGAATTCTGCTGAATGCATCGGCTCCTGAAATGCTTTTACCCGTTCGCATGATTCAAACACCCGTAAATGTTGCCGCTGACCGTACCGTTACAGGCTCGGTCACCGACGAAACGGGCGCTGGGATTCCCGGTGTAAGCGTCATTGTGAAAGGGACCCAGCGTGGTACTACGACTGATGTGCAGGGAGCCTATCGACTGAATGTACCCGATGGCGGATCGCCTATACTGGTATTCAGCTTTGTTGGCTATCAGACAAAGGAAGTTCCCCTGGGCAACAACAGCCAACTGTCGGTTCAGCTTCAAACGGACGATAAAACCCTTAGTGAAGTAGTTGTAGTAGGATACGGCACGCAAAAGCGGGAAGCTGTTACGGCGGCCATTGCGTCGGTGCCCATGTCGGAAGTGAAAGATATGCCTGTATCGAATGCGGCTACGGCTTTACAGGGCAAAATTGCCGGGGTTATCGTTCAGCAAAACAACGGTACGCCGGGCAGTACCCCCGCCATCAAGGTCCGGGGCTTTGGTTCGATCAGCGCGGGTAACTCTCCTCTGATTGTGGTCGATGGCAACATTGTCGATGCCAGCATTTTTGGTTTGCTGAACACAAACGACATCGAAAGCATCGATGTGCTCAAGGATGCTTCGTCAGCGGCTATTTATGGCTCCAAAGGCTCGAACGGGGTGATTCTGGTAACGACCAAACGCGGTAAAAGCGGAAAAACCAATGTCAATCTGGATGTGTATACGGGCTTTCAGCAGATAACTAAAAAAATTGACCTGCTCAACTCGCAGCAGTTTGCTGAGTTTGGTAAAGAAGCCTCCAATACGGCTTATCTGGACAACGTACCTGGCGCCAACATTAATGACCCCAACAGTGTCCGGCCAAGTTCCTATCTGCGGTATCGCTACCCACGGGGTGAACTATACGATTGGTTCAATTTCGACGACCCAGCCAAAGTAGCCAATCTGCCCTATCACGACTACCAGGATATGATCTTCCGCAAGGCCGCCATTAGCAATTACCAGCTTTCGGTTTCGGGTGGTACCGATAAAGCTCGTTATCTGGTTAGTGGAGGCTACCTTAAGCAGGATGGAATTATTAAAGGCTCTAGCCTGGATCGGTACACGGTACGGGCCAATGTGGATGTGAATATCACTCCCCAGCTCCGTGTCGGTCTGAACCTTAATCCATCGTTTAAAAATCAGCAGGAAGTACTTTCAGATGGGCACTGGGCCAACAACGGCATTATCAATGCGGCTCTGTCGGCGATGCCGATGGCTCCCATTTACGCGGCCGATGGCGTAACGTATTCGTCACAAACCGAACTGGCAGCACCCTATAATTATCCCGGTATTACCAACCCGATTGCCAATATTACCGAATACCATAGCAACTATCAGCAGATCAATTTGTTGGGTAACTCCTATCTGGAATATAACTTCCTTAAGGCTTTTAAATACCGGGCCACGGGTAACCTTAACTTCACAGGCTATCGACGCAATGCCTACCAGACATCCCGGCTGCCGCTCAATCAGTTGTTGCCCCCAAATGCAGCTAAAGGCACCGCTACCTCTGAGCAGGGGCTTAGCTGGCTATTTAACCAGACGCTGACTTACACCAAAACCCTGAATGAGGTGCATAATCTGGATGTGTTGGTCGGAATGGAAGCAACCCGCTTTCAGTATCAGTACAGTTCCGGGACGGGCAGTTCGTATGCCAACGATGTAGTGGAAACGCTGAACGCCAGCGCCAATGGTACAACATCGACCATTACCTCCAACCGCCGGGAGAATGCATCGACATCGTATTTCGCCCGGATCAATTACAATTACAAAAGCAAGTACCTGTTGAATGTGTCTGTCCGTCGGGATGGGTCGTCGATCTTCGGGCCGGAGAATCGTTGGGGTACATTCCCGGCTGCTTCGCTCGGCTGGCGGTTTAGCGAGGAGAATTTTATGAAAGGCATTCCCAGCCTGTCGGAAGCCAAGCTTCGGGTGAGTTATGGCCTATCTGGTAACAATGCTTTTCTATCGGGAGGAAATCCCGAGTATTATCCATACGCGGCCACCTTGCGGTCGGACAACTATAGCTTCAACAATAATCTGGCGAATGGTTTAGCTCCTGGCACACTGGGGAATGCCAATTTAGGTTGGGAAAAGAACCAGCAGTTCGATGCCGGTATCGACCTGGGTTTGTTCAACAACCGCATCTACCTGATTGTGGATTATTACAACCGGATTACCAAAGACCTGCTGCTATCGGTTAATGTACCTTCGCTGACTGGATTTACATCGGCTGTGAAGAACATTGGTAAGATGGAGAATAAAGGCTGGGAGTTTTCGATCAACACACGCAACATCACCGGGGCCTTTGTCTGGAATACCAGCGCCAACCTGTCACTGAACCGCAACAAAGTGCTGGCACTTGGACCCACGGGCGATCCAATTCGAAGCAACAGCGGTGTCGATCAAACGAACATTACCCAGATTGGCTCGCCCATTGGTAGTTTCTATGGCTACAAGCAGATTGGTATTTTCAAGAATCAGGCCGATCTGGATAGCTACCCGCACGATGCCACGGCACGGCCCGGCGACGTGAAGTATGAAGACGTGAATGGCGATGGAAAAATCACGGCCGACGACCGCACCATCATCGGCAACAACCAACCAAAGTTCATTTACGGAATGACCAACTCGTTTAGCTATAAAGGCTTTGACTTAAGCATTGCCATTCAGGGAACGCAGGGCGGACAGATCCTGAACCTGAGCCGGCGCTTTTTCGAGAACCTGGAAGGCAACGCGAACCAGATTACCACCGTGCTGACTCGCTGGCGGTCGGAGAGTAATCCCGGCGATGGGGTAACCCCCCGCGCTAATGCCCGGACAACGGGGAACAACAATGCCGTTTCGTCGCGCTGGGTGGAAGATGGTTCGTACCTGCGGATTCAGAACCTGAGCCTGGGGTATCAGTTGCCTAAAACCTTGCTGAACAAAGCGAAAATTCAGCAGGCCCGTATCTATCTGTCGGCGCAGAACCTGCATACCTGGACCAAGTACCTGAACTACAACCCGGAAGTCAGCAACTATGAAGGCCCGCTGACGGGTGGGGTCGATTACGGCTACTATCCTCTGGCGAAAACGTTTACGGTGGGTCTCAACTTAGGATTTTGA
- a CDS encoding DUF3226 domain-containing protein, with protein sequence MKVREKFNAKLLVEGNDDQHVVWAICEKYNIPETFDVIDCEGISRILERLPLELKQESIKAIGVVLDADQDLQKRWKNLSGILSSFGYAIPDQPSPEGFTHLPHDIYPTIGIWLMPDNLQSGMLEDFIRLLIRPNDLLSPFVEQALVQLEAQPIDSRYSEIHRAKAYIHTWLAWQKDPGTPMGLAVTKTYLDHNTELCQRFVNWLNRLFNPEPQTVL encoded by the coding sequence ATGAAAGTAAGAGAGAAATTCAACGCCAAACTGTTAGTTGAGGGAAATGATGATCAACACGTAGTGTGGGCCATTTGTGAAAAATACAATATCCCTGAAACTTTCGATGTGATTGATTGCGAAGGTATTAGTCGAATTTTAGAACGACTACCCCTTGAACTAAAGCAGGAAAGTATTAAAGCCATTGGCGTGGTATTGGATGCTGACCAGGATTTGCAAAAACGTTGGAAAAATTTATCAGGAATTTTATCGTCATTCGGTTATGCAATCCCTGATCAACCTAGCCCAGAAGGCTTTACGCATTTGCCACATGATATTTACCCAACTATCGGTATCTGGCTTATGCCCGATAATTTGCAATCAGGCATGCTCGAAGATTTTATTCGCTTGCTAATTCGACCGAATGATCTGCTGAGTCCATTTGTAGAACAAGCCCTTGTTCAACTTGAAGCTCAGCCAATTGATAGTCGGTACAGTGAAATTCATCGGGCTAAAGCCTATATCCATACTTGGCTAGCTTGGCAAAAAGACCCCGGCACGCCCATGGGGTTAGCAGTAACGAAAACCTATCTCGACCATAATACGGAACTCTGCCAGCGTTTTGTTAACTGGTTAAATCGATTGTTCAATCCTGAGCCGCAAACGGTTTTATGA